agttttcaaAAAGGGATGGTTTAAATGGGGTTTTACATGTATTTCTGGGTAAGTGTCTCAATAGTCTTAGCTATTGCTTGGATTTTATCAAATGGTGCCTTAAGTCCCAAAGTCTTTTAATGTTGTAGTAAGACTAATTGTGTGTAGTTTAACCTAGTTCGTCCATAGAACAAAAATTGGGGTTCTCCTTTTGTCTTTGCTCTTGCTTTAAAACTGACTAGACTTTCAGAAAGATGCAGTTTACACTTAGAAGCCTTCCAGTAGCATCAATTACAAAAATTCAGTTGTGGTTTACAACGTACTATTCGACTTTGTAGCTTTCCTTTATGAGATACCTTTGATCGGTTCAGACGTTATCTCTTCCTCAGTATCTTGTTTCCATTTCAGTTTTCTTAGGATGAAATCTAGGATGGCCAAGTCACCGTTCACGATATAGACCACTATTATAACGAATCCCTGTGTTTATAAAGATCATTGATAAAGGACAGTAATTATTGTTAACCATTGAGAACAATAACTATGTGCTTACCAAAACTGAAGAGAGAGAAGCGAACACATAGTGGAAGACAATAGAGGTGGAGTTTATGTAGAAAATGGAGGATGCCTCCATCGCAATAACACCGCATATAACGATGGCAGCGCGGTGTAGCATTCGCAGTCTGAACACAAAAAAGCTCCTCAGTGTTTAAGTAATTATGATTACACGAGTCTGATTATGAAACTTGCAATTCTATACCTTGCTTCTATCACCTCTTTTTTCATGACGTTCTCCTCGACGAGAGCGTGAGCCTTGTGCAGAATCCCAAAGTACAGCAACGCGAACACGAGGAACATCATGGTGGCGCATGTTACAAATATGTTGTAGACTCCACTACCGATGATCAGCCACCAAGTCTTGTGTATCCAACCAGTACTCTTGTGCGTGAGTTCGGTGGTCAGTACAGCCAAGATAGGGACACCTAAACCGGAACAAAAGTgtaaacaaaatgatatttgtaAATGTTTAAATAACGTTACTGTCATTAATAATGCTATATAATCACAAGTACATCAAACTAGTGTAACTTTTTATGTTACAATTTGAATAAATGTCGAGGATATtcttaaatatgaaaaattatcgtgacaaCATGTTAATGTGTACATACCGGTAATGACTGCAATAACAGTGGGTTGGAAGTGTTGATTAGGTTGGACTTGCGTCAAGCCCGCGTAGATGATTAATGCTTCCGATATTGGTGCGGACAAACCAACAAGGAGGAACGCCTCCAGGGCTATCGCCACGATCGCGTAGGAACTctgaaatgaaataatttagtGGCACGGGCTCCATGAAGCTTCATCCATGATGTTTCAATTACTTCGGGGAGATTGCTGTGTACAGCATAGATGAAGACGGCCATCGCCCCGATCATGGCACCGCAGCACTGAAGTTTCAGAAAGTTTAGCCAGCTTCGATTCTTCCACCAGAAGCTTCCGAGGATCAGAAACGATAGCAGACACTGCACCAAGCAGCTACCGCACCCGAATATCACGATGAACGTGGTTTGCTCCTTCTTTGCCAATACTACCTGAAGAATATATTGGATTGTTTCGTAAGTTGctgtttattttcaaattcaatctagtaaagctttttttttttaatctacaTGTCTGTTTGAAAGGAAGCTTCCGAACGATATATCTTTTGTTAGATAGcagacaaatttttatttgaaagaaaaaaaaaaaaagaagcagcaAATTATGAAACGACCTAATACTCGTTTGACCTGCAATCTCAGCTCTGCTATCTCGAGAATATTTCGCGCGACCTTACTCTAAGTGCACGCGCCGTTAAGAACACGGCAAAAGTCCCGTTGTTGGGGCACAAACAATGAGTCGCAGCGTCTCCGGGCAGTATACTGGCGATGCAGCTGTTCAAGTCCCAGGCCCCCATATCGTCCATGAGACCGCAGGACACCTTCCATGAGTTGGATTGATTTTGCACGTGTTTCACCTGTAGATCCACCCATATCTTGTTGTGCTTGTCCAGGTTGAAAGCAGGTACCGCTACCGTGATGACGCGGGAATTGATACGGTACTCGAGGTCCGTACCATCGCTGTGAAATCAAAACGCTCGAGTGGAAAAACCGAAGACAGGTGCCAAGAAGCCTTGGGTTACTCGGATCACTCACTCGAGTTCCTTAACATAGGCCGTTGGAAGAAAATTGGACACGTTTTTATAAACGATCACGATTCCACTGAGGGTGTTGTTCGACTTCATACTACGGTGTCGTTTCTTCCACAATCGTACGGTCACTTTATCCTCGTACCAACTTGGATACCTAGAAACGATCGGCCATGTCAAGGATAGGTTAACGATTGATCAAGTTTTTGGAGTAATAATTACATGGAGTCATCCGTAGGGATTTGCAGGGAATGCGTGATACTGTTGCCATTGTGTTGTTGCAATTTCTGGACGTCCACCACCAACGAGGACAGGGCTAGGTGTTTGTAAGGTTGAGTCTCTATGTTCGAGGAGTGCGTCAAGCTTCGTCGCATAATTTGAAGGAGCAGTACTACTTTCTGGAAACGATAAACGAATCATTCTCTCTGACAAGTTATGGAATCTAGTTCCTCTTACCTGTTGACTCAAAATTGAGCTTTCGTCCGTTAGTATGCGGTCGATAATACGTATCAGAGCTTCTGTCGAGACGTGCAGATCCGATGGATCAACTTTGTACTGGTAATGTTCAATCTTCGCCAATATGCTCAGAATATGGTCCCCTTCGCCGGGATAAAGAGGCAGTGCTCGCGATCGTAGTGTCTCCCAAAATGCGTAGATCGTCTCGGAGCCAGTTGTATTCTGGTAGCCCAGCGTCAGGCTTTTAAACTGCAACCAGAAAttgcataaataattatttaataattttggaCCGCTTAATCCTTGACACTGGAAGGGCTAACTGGTTTCTGTTTAACTATTTGACAGaggtgtgcgaaaaattgaaaatatctggTCATGGTAAGAATTTTTCTCAAGTTTCTCGCATTTCATTCATATTATGGTAATTATAAttcgtccacgagaagaaggctaacgaatGTTTCCATCCCCATTCTAGTTTATGGTCAACTAGTTCCTCTACCATCGCAtgcattgtcgctattggtcgaTGTCTATCTTTGTCACTGTTTAGGGTgggaatgtaaacactcgtAAACACTAAAGAGTCGGTTAAACGGGAATCTACTATATTTTTGATCAGAATTGggcattattcgaataaaattttattaggtATAAAGATACCATATGTCAATATTATCGACACTCGATATGACGTACAGTAAATGCTCttatgaattattaaaaattggaTGCTTTTACGAGTAGAACAATGTTTCTTCCCTTTTcctttaaattatttcaatacaATCTTAGTTGTAGGTACAATCTGTTTCTACACagtggaatttttaatttttgagaaAGCTCTTAGTACTGTTTaaaaaaggaaattaaaatatttacctaGTTATAGAGACAAGGAAACTTTGTTACGTTTTTCACACTTTTGGTTATTTTCTTGCTTCAAATATGTTTTGTTCGTACTttctattcgaattttattcgaaaaattgattgaaaatgTTACTCGAATAAAATCTATACTCCTTGCCTTGctttttgaattaatttaaaggatttgtacgttattcgttattcggataAAATATGCCCAACTCTGTTACCGATAAGTTGAAAATACTGTACAACAGTTGGCAAATGGATAAGAATCAAGAGACCGATAAGCACCCTGTTGTAGTGCGAGGTTAGGGGCTTGTAGAAGCAGGAATGGAAGTCGGGAGTTTGCCATTCGGGGGTGGTCGCGTCCTTCATCGAGCACAGCCTCGACACCTTGTTGCCAACTAAGTGCTGAGGGCACTCCAGTAACGCCGTGGAGCCTGGAACCGTGTCCGGCCAATTCAAGCCCCAGGATTCGCCTTTCGCGCAGATCGGTATCATGGttcgattgacgatctccacgCGCACGGACATGGAGTTGTACGCCACGTTGCACGTGTATATCGCAGACTTCTAAAATCGTGAAACAAGaatgaagaaacaatcgggcaAAATAACACGAGAAACAATCTCTAACTCCACTACCTGTgcgtttgttatttttaatatacttcCAGCAGGATAAAGGTCCTCCCACACCTCACTGCCGGGTTCCAGTTTGAGCAACGCTTTATTCTTTGTCCAACCGAACCCTATTTCTATATTGGGCATATTGGGTGTCGTGCACGTTAACTGTACGCTGCCCCCCTGGAATAAGAAAGAGTTTAGATGGTTGCCAATCCTCGTCGTTGTtcagaaaatcatttcgttttccaaaaattgagaatatataatttaataaaatgtttatacactctaaaaaaatggtgtttcattttcaccaaaaaaaaaaaaaacgaaatgactttccgaacaactgaaTATTTGTGCAAGATTAAATTATGTGTCGGTTTGGACCCAGGTGTGATCTCTCCTGTGGTATTgcgagaattaattatttttacgagaCGTATCGACCTTACCTTTTCTATGGTTGCACTCATTGGCATCACTTTTACGTTTGGTTCGTCCCTCACGTCGACGTAGATGCTTTTGCACTGTTGAACACCCCAGTAGACTATCTGGCAAGTGTATTGGCCCGCGTCGAGCAAGGTCGCCTTCTCGATGCTCAACATAGACGTGTACATGTCTGTGCTGGCATCGTTCGGGAAATGTGCGTACGAGATCTTTCTAAACAATGGGAATCGCGTTGTCGATCGAGCAAAGGACCGGATGGTATCGTTACACGAAGCAGGGTACGCCCTCACCTGATGGCCTTGCTAACATTCACCAACATATTGTCCTTGTACCAGGTGATGTTCATGCTGTAGCTTCCATGAATGGTGCAAAACAGCCTGAACGAATTTCCTAGATGCACTTCATTCACGTTGGCAAGATAGAGACTCTGAAGGGATGATAATCGTTATTGGATGAACGAGATACACACGACGATGAACTACGAAATGGAATTGGGCGAATACCTGTATTCTGAGAGCAGGTTTTTGTTGAAATGTGAAGTCAGTCGACTCAAGGATGATCTCGCTGAGTCGTCGACGTTGCACCAGCCTGTTCAAGGACTCCCGAATCTTATCTCCATCCTCAGAGTTCCCCAAGAAGTGAAACGTCATCTCTGATTGCGGCCTACATTTGCGGTGTTCCAAGTTACACTTGGCCCTAGAAAGATActtatgatttttctatttattgtaAACGCGTTTACTAGTCCTCGTGTGCGATCACGATAACGCGAATCGTTCAAGTTGTCGTGCTCgttaataacaaaaattaataaacattttataagATCGCTTGTCTCAGAAATTAAGTCGACGTTTGTACGTATTTATAAATGACACGGTATAAATATAAAACCAATGAGACATTTGATCGATGTTTGTTTTTATTACCTTCAGTAAACAATTAGGCATACTATAGATTAACCTTTGTTATCGAGAATTTCACACCTTAGAAAGATATTAATTccataccccccccccccccccgcacgCAAATGCTCGATCAGATTATGATTCGAACTTTGAAGTAGTCGAGTTGATAAATGTCAGTCTTGACTTGCTTGACCTATCGCTATGattaatcaaaattttaaatGCATCATCCTCTTTTCGTCGCACATGCTTTATTTTGCTCGATTTTACCTAAAAGTTGGATTTGTCGCTCCAAATGATTGATTTTCAAAAAGTAATCGATTCTTTACGATGTAATTTTGTAAGTTTTAAACGTTTCCGAACGGTTACTTTGGAAACAAGGTTTTTTCTATGATACGTAATCGTGTATGAAAGGCGTTGTTTAGGTTACAGGTTAGGTTGCTTTGCACTAATAAATGAATgtttttaacaattattttttggTCTCGATCGACGGTGATTTTTCTCTTCCTATTTGTTCGAACTAAATTTTTAGatttctttgtatttattttttcgaatacCTTTCTTTGCTATTAATGTTTAATGCTATTTATTGTAATgatttccatttttcttttatatatttgtacttGCTCTATTTCAGACAATGCTCTTGTTTTCGACATTCCAGGATTAAAAAATGCTTTTGAAAAACAATTGAAAAGCGTTTTGTCAATTttcaagtatttaaaaatttattaacaattaattGGGACACCAAATTCTTGATTATACAATTAGTATTCATTTGTGTCAATTTATCTTCCAACAGATAAAAAATGTACGAGTGTCCGGAAATTGGGTTTACAACTATGTATTTGATGTTGTAATTTCAACACATCGTGAGTAATGAAAGGTACCCACACACGAT
This window of the Ptiloglossa arizonensis isolate GNS036 chromosome 5, iyPtiAriz1_principal, whole genome shotgun sequence genome carries:
- the LOC143147301 gene encoding uncharacterized protein LOC143147301 isoform X1 → MRSTVAGSVGLLSYLWCFTVTGVYATEVSCGDRLTAFMGVIQTPNFPGPFPVPIKCRWVIDVSELPSINSSVVVYLTQLYVYKGLRFTEYAYYESESMNFGATLLKEITECNVFEYRWFRTFRSFLVVEFELDRLEGNHVRVLNDLLDVYGFNVTYQMTEDEPNSDSCSVQHCSYTGNCLVSADYTNFWCDCFEGFNGKNCNEGPLCFDDRRNPVCQNGGTCKQIGAEAMNCHCLDGYVGRHCEIRLLENKDEECRPEDCIMQCPYNEADRQPCVCRNGTKIYNNRSRYQCRIKLSNMTSLRTMLRAPHDYLESYMEKQLTKYLRNSNISSVEDLQILKAKCNLEHRKCRPQSEMTFHFLGNSEDGDKIRESLNRLVQRRRLSEIILESTDFTFQQKPALRIQSLYLANVNEVHLGNSFRLFCTIHGSYSMNITWYKDNMLVNVSKAIRKISYAHFPNDASTDMYTSMLSIEKATLLDAGQYTCQIVYWGVQQCKSIYVDVRDEPNVKVMPMSATIEKGGSVQLTCTTPNMPNIEIGFGWTKNKALLKLEPGSEVWEDLYPAGSILKITNAQKSAIYTCNVAYNSMSVRVEIVNRTMIPICAKGESWGLNWPDTVPGSTALLECPQHLVGNKVSRLCSMKDATTPEWQTPDFHSCFYKPLTSHYNRFKSLTLGYQNTTGSETIYAFWETLRSRALPLYPGEGDHILSILAKIEHYQYKVDPSDLHVSTEALIRIIDRILTDESSILSQQKVVLLLQIMRRSLTHSSNIETQPYKHLALSSLVVDVQKLQQHNGNSITHSLQIPTDDSMYPSWYEDKVTVRLWKKRHRSMKSNNTLSGIVIVYKNVSNFLPTAYVKELDDGTDLEYRINSRVITVAVPAFNLDKHNKIWVDLQVKHVQNQSNSWKVSCGLMDDMGAWDLNSCIASILPGDAATHCLCPNNGTFAVFLTARALRVVLAKKEQTTFIVIFGCGSCLVQCLLSFLILGSFWWKNRSWLNFLKLQCCGAMIGAMAVFIYAVHSNLPESSYAIVAIALEAFLLVGLSAPISEALIIYAGLTQVQPNQHFQPTVIAVITGVPILAVLTTELTHKSTGWIHKTWWLIIGSGVYNIFVTCATMMFLVFALLYFGILHKAHALVEENVMKKEVIEARLRMLHRAAIVICGVIAMEASSIFYINSTSIVFHYVFASLSSVLGFVIIVVYIVNGDLAILDFILRKLKWKQDTEEEITSEPIKVCSKNGAEVENDTAPPPPSLIIGESYLEARGIAAGSIDMREFVNETSSSYSKPSVPVADRFLPEIRIDHSDDINLENYSTSPRKYQETVVFDAMFPARASHCATEPYNSNECCSFREFGKYREPQGQQTFVPHHPTPETSAKVLCSADVESRLSGLPDVTLAVKNDVELLSTTELNSREHVNVIPDIANTTERKQPDGEEKAPEIVIMNCEATTSGMLDRISHDLDYLLNRTHSTDGP
- the LOC143147301 gene encoding uncharacterized protein LOC143147301 isoform X3, whose amino-acid sequence is MRSTVAGSVGLLSYLWCFTVTGVYATEVSCGDRLTAFMGVIQTPNFPGPFPVPIKCRWVIDVSELPSINSSVVVYLTQLYVYKGLRFTEYAYYESESMNFGATLLKEITECNVFEYRWFRTFRSFLVVEFELDRLEGNHVRVLNDLLDVYGFNVTYQMTEDEPNSDSCSVQHCSYTGNCLVSADYTNFWCDCFEGFNGKNCNEGPLCFDDRRNPVCQNGGTCKQIGAEAMNCHCLDGYVGRHCEIRLLENKDEECRPEDCIMQCPYNEADRQPCVCRNGTKIYNNRSRYQCRIKLSNMTSLRTMLRAPHDYLESYMEKQLTKYLRNSNISSVEDLQILKAKCNLEHRKCRPQSEMTFHFLGNSEDGDKIRESLNRLVQRRRLSEIILESTDFTFQQKPALRIQSLYLANVNEVHLGNSFRLFCTIHGSYSMNITWYKDNMLVNVSKAIRKISYAHFPNDASTDMYTSMLSIEKATLLDAGQYTCQIVYWGVQQCKSIYVDVRDEPNVKVMPMSATIEKGGSVQLTCTTPNMPNIEIGFGWTKNKALLKLEPGSEVWEDLYPAGSILKITNAQKSAIYTCNVAYNSMSVRVEIVNRTMIPICAKGESWGLNWPDTVPGSTALLECPQHLVGNKVSRLCSMKDATTPEWQTPDFHSCFYKPLTSHYNRFKSLTLGYQNTTGSETIYAFWETLRSRALPLYPGEGDHILSILAKIEHYQYKVDPSDLHVSTEALIRIIDRILTDESSILSQQKVVLLLQIMRRSLTHSSNIETQPYKHLALSSLVVDVQKLQQHNGNSITHSLQIPTDDSMYPSWYEDKVTVRLWKKRHRSMKSNNTLSGIVIVYKNVSNFLPTAYVKELDDGTDLEYRINSRVITVAVPAFNLDKHNKIWVDLQVKHVQNQSNSWKVSCGLMDDMGAWDLNSCIASILPGDAATHCLCPNNGTFAVFLTARALRVVLAKKEQTTFIVIFGCGSCLVQCLLSFLILGSFWWKNRSWLNFLKLQCCGAMIGAMAVFIYAVHSNLPESSYAIVAIALEAFLLVGLSAPISEALIIYAGLTQVQPNQHFQPTVIAVITGVPILAVLTTELTHKSTGWIHKTWWLIIGSGVYNIFVTCATMMFLVFALLYFGILHKAHALVEENVMKKEVIEARLRMLHRAAIVICGVIAMEASSIFYINSTSIVFHYVFASLSSVLGFVIIVVYIVNGDLAILDFILRKLKWKQDTEEEITSEPIKGIS
- the LOC143147301 gene encoding uncharacterized protein LOC143147301 isoform X2; amino-acid sequence: MRSTVAGSVGLLSYLWCFTVTGVYATEVSCGDRLTAFMGVIQTPNFPGPFPVPIKCRWVIDVSELPSINSSVVVYLTQLYVYKGLRFTEYAYYESESMNFGATLLKEITECNVFEYRWFRTFRSFLVVEFELDRLEGNHVRVLNDLLDVYGFNVTYQMTEDEPNSDSCSVQHCSYTGNCLVSADYTNFWCDCFEGFNGKNCNEGPLCFDDRRNPVCQNGGTCKQIGAEAMNCHCLDGYVGRHCEIRLLENKDEECRPEDCIMQCPYNEADRQPCVCRNDRSRYQCRIKLSNMTSLRTMLRAPHDYLESYMEKQLTKYLRNSNISSVEDLQILKAKCNLEHRKCRPQSEMTFHFLGNSEDGDKIRESLNRLVQRRRLSEIILESTDFTFQQKPALRIQSLYLANVNEVHLGNSFRLFCTIHGSYSMNITWYKDNMLVNVSKAIRKISYAHFPNDASTDMYTSMLSIEKATLLDAGQYTCQIVYWGVQQCKSIYVDVRDEPNVKVMPMSATIEKGGSVQLTCTTPNMPNIEIGFGWTKNKALLKLEPGSEVWEDLYPAGSILKITNAQKSAIYTCNVAYNSMSVRVEIVNRTMIPICAKGESWGLNWPDTVPGSTALLECPQHLVGNKVSRLCSMKDATTPEWQTPDFHSCFYKPLTSHYNRFKSLTLGYQNTTGSETIYAFWETLRSRALPLYPGEGDHILSILAKIEHYQYKVDPSDLHVSTEALIRIIDRILTDESSILSQQKVVLLLQIMRRSLTHSSNIETQPYKHLALSSLVVDVQKLQQHNGNSITHSLQIPTDDSMYPSWYEDKVTVRLWKKRHRSMKSNNTLSGIVIVYKNVSNFLPTAYVKELDDGTDLEYRINSRVITVAVPAFNLDKHNKIWVDLQVKHVQNQSNSWKVSCGLMDDMGAWDLNSCIASILPGDAATHCLCPNNGTFAVFLTARALRVVLAKKEQTTFIVIFGCGSCLVQCLLSFLILGSFWWKNRSWLNFLKLQCCGAMIGAMAVFIYAVHSNLPESSYAIVAIALEAFLLVGLSAPISEALIIYAGLTQVQPNQHFQPTVIAVITGVPILAVLTTELTHKSTGWIHKTWWLIIGSGVYNIFVTCATMMFLVFALLYFGILHKAHALVEENVMKKEVIEARLRMLHRAAIVICGVIAMEASSIFYINSTSIVFHYVFASLSSVLGFVIIVVYIVNGDLAILDFILRKLKWKQDTEEEITSEPIKVCSKNGAEVENDTAPPPPSLIIGESYLEARGIAAGSIDMREFVNETSSSYSKPSVPVADRFLPEIRIDHSDDINLENYSTSPRKYQETVVFDAMFPARASHCATEPYNSNECCSFREFGKYREPQGQQTFVPHHPTPETSAKVLCSADVESRLSGLPDVTLAVKNDVELLSTTELNSREHVNVIPDIANTTERKQPDGEEKAPEIVIMNCEATTSGMLDRISHDLDYLLNRTHSTDGP